The Candidatus Flexicrinis proximus sequence AGAGGCTATTTCTGACGGTCGCATATGATGAGGGTGTCTTAGCTCAGTATTCGTTTGTACTGGGTATAGTGGGAGAGACACTAGCTGAGGCTGATTTTCGATTTTGTCCTGTACTCGAAGAGAACTACTACATCATACTCAGGTTGCGTGATGGTGATGCAAAATTCCTACTGGAAGGATATGGAACTTTGTCAGATACAGTCAGTGATAAAATATGGACAGTTGAACGCATGACAGGCATGAAAGTCGAGGACTTTGTGGCCCAAATTACCGAAAACCCGGATGAGTGTATTGATCTCCCATCCTATTCCGAACTTCTCGAGATGGGATATGAGTTTTAAGGGTATGGAGTTGGTTGATGTCCAAGAAAAGTAACCGCAGATTGAAAAAATCAAGACCGATACAGCAGTACAAGTCCTCCACCCACATGCAGCTACCCAAGCCCGATGGACTTGAGCCTGACGAAATCGGAATCATTCTCGACCCTCATAACCCCACACGGGTGCATTCGTATATGTTCGCGGATGGAACACATCTCAAGCTCGATAATAGCAGTGTTCCGGCAAACGTTCCCTCGCTTGAACCGTCCCTAATCATTACCTCGATGGACAATCGAGGTCCACGTAACACGCTGGCGTATCATTATGGTGAAATGCTGATTGCCGCCCAAAACCTGTTTGGACCACGCAATACCTCGTTCCTTTTTTTGGGGTTTGAGTTTATTCCCGATCATGCCAGAGTACGCTATGTCACCGAGTACAGTGCAGTCATACAACTCAGTTTTCGGGCTATGATGAACCCGATTGAGGCGTATTTTGAACTCGCTCACGAGTGCGTACATCTATTATCCCCAAATCCCTATAAATCTGCGCTCATTATTGAAGAGGGGATGGCAAGCGTTTTCTCAAGCATCTACATGCGTGAAACGATGAACGTTCAAGTACGACCTGTATCGCAGCGATACTACGACGAGGCAGCGGCACTGGTCACTTCTCTACTGGAGATTGATCGGTATGGCATCCGAAAGATGCGGGAAGAAGAACCCGACACGCGCAAAATCAGCAAATCCCTGATCCTGAAGTACTTTCCAGCGATCCCTGAAGCTGTGGCGGCGCGACTTGCCCAGACATTCTTAAATGGCGAGAAAGACCAGGCTGGCACACTGGCTCAATACGCTCTTGAGGGATTGCAGCAATAAATCACCAATGGTTTCATCCTCTTTGTAAAGCGTGCAACAAGACCAAAGTTGTTTTACTTTTGCCTGCATGCCTCGTCTAAATACTCATCGAATCCAAACTAAGCCGACATCTTCTTTCCTCGCACTACCGCCGGCGCGGCGAGTGTACAGCGCGGGTTTCCTCCCACGCAAACACCGGCGGCGGTACGCTGGCACGCCCTGACGGGCGCTACCACCGAACCACCGGCCTAAAACGGCGACCAGACCGCGGTCGCCGTTTTTGTTTGCCTGGTGCCCCCCTCTGCGCTGTGCCGTGCAGACGAGCGGTAGCGCTCACCTGCGCTGGCAGACTCCAGCGTGTGTCGGGGAGAAATCGTCATGCACACCGAATATCGTTCAATCGTCCGCAGCCAGATCACACCGTATGCGCAAGTTCAGACCTATCCGACCGGCTGGGCCGGACGCCAGACCGGCGCGCAACTCTACGACGATCTCGTCGAATACGCGCGGAACGTCATGAAGCGCAACGGTCTGCAGCCGGACGAACGGCCGGAGTGCCTGCAGATCGGCTTCACCGCCTTGCTGGAGACGCTCAAATCGCAGCACAATTTCCTCGTCGACAAAACCCGCCAGCAAGCAGCGTTTTTCATCCTGGCGCGCTGCAAAAGCTCCAGTCTGCGCGCTTATGAGCGCCGCCACGAGAGCCTGGAGGCATACGTCTCGACCGACTGGCGCAGTTCGGCCGACGAACACACGATCACCGGCTACGAGAACGCCCGTGACGAGCGATGGGCCGCCTGGGCGACCGACATCGATACCCGGATCGACATCGAGCGCATCATGCACAAACTGGCCGCCAAATACATCGATTCCTTCAAACACCTGATAGCGCTTTACTACATCACGACGCAGATCTCACGTAAGGATGCCGCTGCATTGGCTGGACTGACGCCGTGGAACTGGATGCAGAACTACGTCGCGCCGGTGCTGCAGGACGTGCGCTATGAATTCGCGCAGGTCTTCCTTGAGCAGCACGACTATCCGCAGTCGGAACGCAAGACTCTCGCCGATCGTCCGCACAGCGGTCAGTTCACGACGCCATATGCGGCGTGGCGCGAGCAGTACCGGCAGGGGTGGACCGCACCTGCGCAGTCGCTGCTGGAGCGGTATCGTCACACGCCGTGCGTCGTCCTTGCGCTGCAGGCGCAGATCGACGGCAAGACCTACGCGCAAGCCGCGATCGCGACCGGACGCAATCCGAAGTCGTTTCGCCGCCATATGAAACGTGCTGCTCAGCTGCTTGCTGCCGCCTATGCGTGAGCCAGACAACGTCTTGGCTGGGACGTTAACTCAGCCGCTTTTGCTTTTGCGATCCCATATAGAAATGACACGCCGATGCCGCCCAGCTTGCCCGATCACTAGAACGGGAGTGTCTTTCATCCGAACGTGACGCCGATGCGGTCAGACAGGGCGGCGTCTATCTCGGCAGTGACCGTGCAGTCGTTCCAGAGTCGGCCGCCTTCCGGACGCCCGCGCGATCCCTTGACTGCACCCCTCATTCCGCTTGTTCCTTCCCCGCAATACATCAGCAACGCCAGCGAGTTCGGATGATAGCCGAGACTGACATAGCGCAGTTCCTCTTCGCAAGGATCGCCTTGCCAACACGTCCCTCTTCGCCATGGACCCACGATCTCTTCGCTGCCGACTGTCATCCATGCGGCCAGAAAACGTACCGATTTGTTTCTGACCATCCTAGCAGGCGCGCCGGCCGTCAAAATCCTGCGGATTTCGCTTCACCTGTTTGTGTCTGGCTGGTGCCGTTGCACTCAACACAAACAGGTAGCGGCCTGCGGCTGACGATCCGGCTTTCTCGCCTGCTGTTTGGCTTGTCAGAAATCGGCACTTAGCCGATGGAAAAGACAGCGCAAACGCGCGAAGGAGAAACATCATGGGTACCAGCATCAATACACAGGTGACAGGGTTCGTCGGCAGTGATCCGCAGGTGCGCGAAGTGGGTGAGCAGCGCGTGGCGTCGTTCTCGGTGGCGATCAGCCGCAAGAACCGCGCCGGCGAGAAGCTGACACTGTGGGTGCGAGTGAACTGCTGGAACAAACTGGCCGACATCGCGGTGCAGTACGTCCGCAAGGGGTCGCTGGTGCAGGCGTCGGCGGAGTGGCTGAGGCCGTCGGCGTGGACCGACCAGAGCGGCACGGCGCAGGCCAGCGTCGATATGGACGCGAGCCGGCTCGTTCTGCTAGACCGCGCCGAGAACGGCGACCACGGCTCGGACGAGAGCGATGGGAATATCCCGTTCTAGGCCGGAGAACGATGAACGAACGGGCGATGTTGATAACACCGCCCGTTCATTTGTCATGCGGAACATGTGTTTTCGTGGAGCGCTGCTATACATAGTAGGGAGTATTTTTGCATCGCACACCGGAGAGCGTCCACGACAATAAAGTCGAGGCCTCTGGTGTCAAACAACACCCGTTGGGCGTTCAGCGATTTACTTCGCCTTGTGCAGGCAAAGACCATACAGCTAGTAGTGGCCGATTGTTCGCGTGACCGCCAAAGGCATAAAGTGGAAGGTATGCCGATCAGATTGTCTGTTCGTGTGGACTGGCCCCATTGACAACTTCCATAGGCAAATCTACTTCATCCAGCTCTTTGCTTGAGGCGGTGAACATAAAGTCCACCCTCATCGGCAGAATTTAGCGGTGAAAGACATTCGAGTTATGCCATTCAATAAGATCCTCGGTGTGGTTGCTTACTTATGGATGCGGGAGTATGAAGTCTTCTTCCGTGTAAAGCATAGTATTCGCGTCCATTTTTGTATTCTTCCTTTATACGACTGCTAACTTCGAGCGTTAAATCCGACGCAATGGTGATATAGCCAAGATCAAACAATGTGTGAATGTCAGAACGCAAGAGAATTCCGTTCTGAACTTCGTGAAAGCCACCAGCACTGTATGGTTTGATGTGGGCTGCCTGTAAAACTGGAACGGTCTGTTCTTGTGTTGCAGCACACCTATGTTGATATGCCTCGGTAATCAGCACCTCGAAAGCGCCCTGGCCCAGACGACGCATAGTCGTTACAGGAGCATACCGTTTCACAGATTTCGGATCGACGGCTTCACTAATCTCATAACGAACATTATCAATATCTTCTGTTAGGTAGGCTTGTACCTGAGCCAACAGTTGCCGGGCTTCAGCGGAGTCTTCGTCATAAGCTCGTCCCGCAACAAGATTTGGGCTCCAATTTGTTGGTTGCGGGATCCACTGATCCTCGGGAAAAAAGAAAGGACTGGACAAAACTTTGCAGCCTATCATTGGGTCCAAAGCCAACTTATTCGCATTGCTTGAATAAGACAGGATTTTAGATCTGAGCGAAAGGAAATCTGGACTACCGTTCTTCTCCCTAAAAGCATCCCATGCAACAGATAAAGGTAATACGGCACTTTGTACAAAAAATGCACCACCGGCAATCACATTCCATGGAGATTTCAGCTTGAAAGGAATAGCTCACCTGGCTTCAAAGCGTGAAATTGCTTCCCACCAGGCTGCCAAAAGTTGATTTCATCTGGATGTTGGGGTTTGAGGAAATCTAACCAATCTTTGTCTGTAACTCCAACCCATATCGCCATCTTATTCACCTCTATCCAGTGTGCGTGACACCAGTTCTGGTTGTGCGTCGTAAGCTCCAACGGCTAGCGCTGGAGTTTGGTGTCGCAATTGAGTTGCGGCTTGTTCTCAGGTAACTACAACTGTGGGCGCGCATGGTGACTGTTGATTTACCGGTAGATGACCCCGAACACTTCAATCATGGCGATTGTACCCCAATTAGCGTGGGGCTCCGTTCCGAAAAACATTGTGCAAGTGAATAATGCCGCATCGCAGAAATTTAAGCCGTGGCATTGCCCTAAATTAGTAGAGTGTACGCCACGGTATCTTCTGGAACTGTGATTGCTTGGTGCACAACTGGCGCTGTTATAGGGCAGCGCCGCATTGCAGCGTAGCGGTGCCCCATGCGAACTTCTGCGAATGTGATCGTCCTATCGAGAAGCGGTAGGCGGCTAACGTTGGGAATGGCGCGTGGTGTGGTATTTGGTCACACCCATCTGTACGCATTCCCTGTGTTGATATTGTCTCCGCACATTCCCAACATTAGCCCGCCAGCTAAAAGCTGGCCACCTCAGACGCCGGTGGGGGCTGACGTGCGCCTCTACGTGGCGCACCCACATCGCCCCTATGGGTGCGATGTGGAACGTGGGCGGCAGCGGCGCCTCCCACCGGACGCACCCGCGTGCGTCCGTGCCTGCCGGCGGCAGAAGCGCCGACCTGCGAGCGGTTTGACTGTAATACAGCCGGTCGTTGATTCGCCGACTCGCAGGATTGACAGTCTCAAACTGTAATCCTCGTCCTATTTGTCCAACGCCCTCTGCCACAATCGAAACAGGTTGTTTAGCAGGGAGCGTTGCATGTCCAACAAAACGGTCCGGCGCAGTATCGCCATGACGCCCGAGATGCGCGATCTGCTGGCGCAGCTGGCCGCCAAGCAAGGGCGCGACATCAGCGAGTCCGACCTGATCCGCGACGCGATCCGGCTGTACCTCGACCAGCAGGCCGACCTGGTCGGCAGCCGCCGGCACTTCCAGAAGTCGCTGCAAACGCGTCTGGATCACCTCGAAAGCACGCTGACTTTCCATCTGCACATCCTGCTCGCGCTGCTGTCGATGCTCCTGGAG is a genomic window containing:
- a CDS encoding single-stranded DNA-binding protein — its product is MGTSINTQVTGFVGSDPQVREVGEQRVASFSVAISRKNRAGEKLTLWVRVNCWNKLADIAVQYVRKGSLVQASAEWLRPSAWTDQSGTAQASVDMDASRLVLLDRAENGDHGSDESDGNIPF
- a CDS encoding HNH endonuclease; this encodes MIAGGAFFVQSAVLPLSVAWDAFREKNGSPDFLSLRSKILSYSSNANKLALDPMIGCKVLSSPFFFPEDQWIPQPTNWSPNLVAGRAYDEDSAEARQLLAQVQAYLTEDIDNVRYEISEAVDPKSVKRYAPVTTMRRLGQGAFEVLITEAYQHRCAATQEQTVPVLQAAHIKPYSAGGFHEVQNGILLRSDIHTLFDLGYITIASDLTLEVSSRIKEEYKNGREYYALHGRRLHTPASISKQPHRGSY
- a CDS encoding ribbon-helix-helix protein, CopG family, whose translation is MSNKTVRRSIAMTPEMRDLLAQLAAKQGRDISESDLIRDAIRLYLDQQADLVGSRRHFQKSLQTRLDHLESTLTFHLHILLALLSMLLEGDPAHAIDEAIVAARRDSKRLLARIDAVRDLKGSP